One part of the Streptococcus sp. oral taxon 431 genome encodes these proteins:
- a CDS encoding LytTR family DNA-binding domain-containing protein — translation MKLRIEIDSELTETEIVIKAAALTDEIADLQRLLQETKAPRLIFYKGTGEYYLDLSEILFFETEGSKIYAHTQKEAYEVRLKLYELESILPRYFSRVSKSTIANIRQVYSVDKSFSGTGTISFYQTHKEVHVSRHYQSLLKENLRNMR, via the coding sequence ATGAAGTTACGAATCGAGATTGATAGTGAATTAACTGAGACAGAGATTGTCATCAAGGCTGCAGCCCTGACAGATGAAATAGCTGACTTGCAACGACTCTTGCAAGAAACCAAGGCTCCTAGGTTGATTTTTTACAAGGGGACGGGTGAGTACTACTTAGACTTGTCAGAAATTCTCTTTTTTGAGACGGAAGGTAGCAAGATTTACGCTCATACCCAGAAAGAAGCCTATGAGGTTCGACTCAAGCTTTATGAGTTGGAGTCCATTCTCCCCCGCTATTTCAGTCGGGTATCCAAGTCGACCATTGCTAATATTCGGCAAGTTTACTCGGTTGACAAGTCCTTTTCAGGGACAGGCACTATTTCCTTTTATCAGACCCACAAGGAGGTGCACGTGTCACGGCACTACCAATCCCTCCTAAAAGAAAATCTAAGAAACATGAGGTAA
- a CDS encoding ABC transporter permease has protein sequence MKRWIALNKIEFLLTKRQLVYYLLSVGMPTAFYLFFSGMYQETPGGPANFMRDYLISMTAFSMMSTAIFSFPVVLHTDKINNWQKILRHSPVNMVEYYLSKITSMMVDYLVSILVVFSVGHFVRGVDMSLGNWIGAAFLLIVGSVAFVALGLTLTLLPSSQLMSVVGNLLYFGLAVLGGLWMPVSLFPDWMQAIGKRLPSYQLMELIKTFLNEGGINLSATVYLLIFSAVLFGLTIYLQGHKENA, from the coding sequence ATGAAACGATGGATTGCACTAAACAAGATAGAATTTCTATTGACCAAACGACAACTAGTCTATTATTTATTATCAGTAGGGATGCCGACAGCCTTCTATTTATTCTTTTCAGGCATGTACCAGGAAACACCAGGTGGACCGGCTAATTTTATGCGCGACTATCTCATCTCCATGACAGCTTTTTCCATGATGTCGACAGCTATCTTTTCATTCCCAGTTGTTTTACATACCGACAAGATCAACAACTGGCAGAAAATATTACGTCATAGCCCTGTAAATATGGTAGAATATTATCTATCAAAGATAACAAGTATGATGGTTGATTATTTGGTCTCAATCCTGGTTGTTTTCTCAGTTGGGCATTTTGTAAGAGGTGTGGATATGTCTCTTGGAAACTGGATTGGGGCTGCGTTCTTGCTGATAGTAGGAAGTGTTGCCTTTGTAGCACTTGGCTTGACCCTGACTCTCTTGCCGTCCAGTCAGCTGATGTCTGTCGTGGGCAATCTTCTTTACTTTGGCTTGGCTGTTTTAGGCGGACTCTGGATGCCTGTCTCTTTATTTCCAGACTGGATGCAAGCAATCGGGAAGCGCCTACCAAGCTATCAGTTGATGGAATTGATCAAGACCTTCTTAAATGAGGGTGGCATCAATCTATCAGCCACAGTTTATCTACTTATTTTTTCAGCTGTTTTGTTTGGTTTGACCATTTACCTTCAAGGTCATAAGGAGAATGCTTAA
- the rpmB gene encoding 50S ribosomal protein L28: MAKVCYFTGRKTVSGNNRSHAMNQTKRAVKPNLQKVTVLIDGKPKKVWASARALKSGKVERV; this comes from the coding sequence ATGGCTAAAGTATGTTACTTTACAGGTCGTAAGACTGTATCAGGAAACAACCGTTCACACGCGATGAACCAAACAAAACGTGCCGTAAAACCAAACCTTCAAAAAGTTACTGTACTTATCGATGGTAAACCTAAAAAAGTTTGGGCTTCAGCTCGTGCTTTGAAATCAGGTAAAGTAGAACGCGTTTAA
- a CDS encoding sensor histidine kinase, whose amino-acid sequence MLERLKSIHYMFWVSLIFMIFPILPVVTGWLSAWHLLIDILFVVAYLGILTTKSQRLSWLFWGIMLTYVVGNTAFVTVNYIWFFFFLSNLLSYHFSVSGLKSLHVWTFLLAQVLVVGQLLIFQRIEVEFLFYLLVILAFVDLMTFGLIRIRIVEDLKEAQAKQNAQINLLLAENERSRIGQDLHDSLGHTFAMLSVKTDLALQLFQMEAYPQVEKELKEIHQISKDSMNEVRTIVENLKSRTLASELETVKKMLEIAGIEVQIENQLDKASLTQDVESTAAMILLELATNIIKHARAEKAYLKLERTDQELVLTVRDDGKGFATVKGNELHTVRDRAAAFSGQVELISLKDPTEVRVHLPYKERK is encoded by the coding sequence ATGCTTGAAAGACTGAAAAGCATACATTATATGTTTTGGGTCAGTTTAATTTTTATGATTTTCCCCATCCTACCTGTAGTGACTGGGTGGCTTTCTGCCTGGCATTTATTGATTGATATTCTATTTGTAGTGGCGTATTTGGGTATTTTAACAACTAAGAGCCAGCGCCTATCTTGGCTTTTCTGGGGGATCATGCTGACTTATGTAGTTGGGAATACTGCCTTTGTTACTGTTAATTATATCTGGTTTTTCTTTTTCCTATCCAATCTCTTAAGTTATCATTTCAGCGTAAGTGGTTTAAAGTCTTTACATGTCTGGACTTTTCTTCTTGCTCAAGTCCTTGTTGTGGGCCAACTTTTGATTTTTCAGAGAATCGAAGTTGAGTTTCTATTCTATCTACTTGTAATTCTTGCTTTTGTAGATTTAATGACTTTTGGTTTGATTCGGATTCGTATTGTGGAGGATTTGAAAGAAGCTCAGGCTAAGCAAAATGCCCAGATAAATCTATTGCTTGCTGAAAATGAACGTAGTCGTATCGGTCAGGATTTGCATGATAGTCTGGGACATACTTTTGCTATGCTGAGTGTCAAGACAGATTTAGCCTTGCAGTTATTTCAGATGGAGGCTTACCCACAGGTGGAAAAGGAATTAAAAGAAATCCACCAGATCAGCAAGGATTCCATGAATGAAGTGCGAACTATCGTGGAAAATCTGAAATCACGGACCCTAGCTTCAGAACTTGAGACTGTTAAGAAGATGCTGGAAATTGCTGGCATTGAGGTTCAAATTGAGAATCAATTGGACAAGGCTAGTTTGACCCAAGATGTGGAGTCGACAGCTGCTATGATTTTGTTAGAATTGGCGACCAATATCATCAAGCATGCCAGAGCTGAAAAAGCCTATCTAAAACTGGAACGTACAGATCAGGAATTGGTCCTGACAGTTAGAGATGACGGGAAAGGATTTGCAACTGTAAAAGGAAATGAACTCCATACAGTCCGTGACCGTGCAGCAGCCTTCTCAGGTCAAGTAGAGCTGATCAGTTTGAAAGATCCCACAGAGGTGCGCGTGCATCTGCCTTATAAGGAGAGAAAGTAG
- a CDS encoding Asp23/Gls24 family envelope stress response protein translates to MTVKINTKDGQIELTDEVIATVVGGAATEIFGVVGMASKKALKDNFQALLGKENYSKGVVVKAAEDGSIAVDVYTVLSYGTKISEVSKNIQERVRFSLENQLGITAQTVNVYIQNIKVVGE, encoded by the coding sequence ATGACTGTAAAAATTAATACAAAAGATGGTCAAATCGAACTAACAGATGAAGTGATTGCTACCGTTGTAGGTGGTGCAGCAACTGAGATTTTTGGTGTGGTCGGTATGGCAAGTAAGAAAGCCCTCAAAGATAATTTCCAAGCCCTTCTTGGGAAGGAAAATTATTCTAAAGGTGTCGTTGTAAAAGCGGCCGAAGATGGTAGCATTGCAGTTGATGTATATACCGTGTTGAGCTACGGAACTAAGATTAGTGAAGTCTCAAAAAACATCCAAGAGCGTGTACGCTTTAGTTTGGAAAACCAACTTGGCATCACTGCTCAAACTGTGAATGTCTATATTCAAAATATCAAAGTTGTAGGAGAATAA
- a CDS encoding phosphatase PAP2 family protein, translating into MKNYQEWYDKRKSSLLRHPQLLQLMRVFNRMMTVLMPVAYMALLGTNFISKGMGQALYTYILVPAFGFVLLTLVRKWINQPRPYETWGIVPLLDKDSSGNSMPSRHVFSATIISMACLHANLPVGLVLLVLSALLGFVRVLGGVHYPKDVLVGYACGLLWGILFFIF; encoded by the coding sequence ATGAAAAACTATCAAGAGTGGTACGATAAAAGGAAATCAAGTCTCCTTCGTCATCCACAGCTATTACAATTGATGCGAGTTTTTAATCGCATGATGACAGTCCTAATGCCAGTAGCCTACATGGCCTTGTTGGGAACAAACTTTATAAGTAAGGGCATGGGACAAGCCTTATATACTTATATCTTGGTGCCAGCTTTTGGCTTTGTCCTATTGACGCTAGTTCGTAAGTGGATCAATCAACCGCGTCCTTATGAAACTTGGGGAATTGTCCCACTATTAGACAAGGACAGCTCTGGGAATTCAATGCCTAGTCGCCACGTCTTTTCAGCAACCATTATTTCCATGGCTTGCCTGCATGCAAATCTGCCTGTGGGGTTGGTTTTGTTGGTCTTATCAGCTCTTCTCGGCTTTGTGCGGGTTTTAGGTGGTGTTCATTATCCCAAGGATGTTTTAGTTGGCTACGCCTGTGGCCTCCTCTGGGGAATTCTTTTCTTTATTTTCTAA
- a CDS encoding ABC transporter ATP-binding protein — MENKKMSLWKQCRPFLAGLQLPLLVAVVAAICSSIITVYGPTKIKEITNLISDGLMTEIDLEAVSSIASFLVILYVLGIILNYTQAYIFSTSIQHFSKRLRTAIAEKINRLPLAYFDRHSQGDTLSRVTNDVDTAAQSLNQSLGTVLSAGFLLIAVLITMFGMNWILALVTVVSTLVGFAAVSVIMAKSQGYFKAQQNSLAAVNGYVEEMYSGHNVVTSYNAVEPTKDTFAGLNQNLHDSIWKSQFISGIMMPAMVFVGNFSYVLVIIVGAALALEGYISIGIIVAFMVYVRTFSQPLSQIAQGITSLQQASAAMTRVFEFLGEAEMEDESHKERQLTDMKGQVVFDRVAFGYTPEKTIIHDFSATAHAGQKVAIVGPTGAGKTTIVNLLMKFYEIDKGSIRIDGVDTKNMKRSEVHDAFSMVLQDTWLFEGTIRDNLIYNQTGISEERVIEAAKAVGIHHFITTLPDGYDTVLDDTVTLSVGQKQLLTIARALLKDSPLLILDEATSSVDTRTEELIQKAMDRLMEGRTSFVIAHRLSTIRNADLILVMKDGNIIEQGNHEELMAQGGFYADLYNSQFTEDEVEE, encoded by the coding sequence ATGGAAAATAAGAAAATGTCCTTATGGAAACAGTGTAGACCTTTTCTAGCAGGTCTCCAACTTCCTCTACTAGTCGCAGTTGTGGCGGCTATCTGTTCAAGTATTATCACGGTTTATGGACCGACTAAGATCAAAGAAATTACCAATTTGATTTCAGATGGGTTAATGACAGAGATTGACCTAGAGGCTGTCTCAAGTATTGCTAGCTTTTTGGTTATCCTCTATGTGCTTGGGATTATCCTGAACTATACGCAAGCTTACATTTTTTCAACTAGTATCCAACATTTCTCAAAACGTTTGCGGACAGCTATTGCTGAGAAAATCAATCGCTTGCCACTTGCTTATTTTGACCGTCATTCTCAAGGGGACACCCTTTCTCGTGTGACTAATGACGTTGATACAGCAGCTCAGTCTCTTAACCAAAGCCTTGGGACAGTTCTTTCAGCTGGCTTTTTACTGATTGCTGTTTTGATTACTATGTTTGGTATGAACTGGATTTTGGCACTGGTAACCGTTGTTTCAACCCTTGTTGGATTTGCGGCGGTTTCCGTAATTATGGCCAAGTCGCAGGGCTACTTTAAAGCTCAACAAAATAGCCTAGCAGCTGTAAATGGCTATGTGGAAGAAATGTACTCTGGCCACAATGTGGTGACCAGCTATAATGCTGTTGAACCAACAAAAGATACATTTGCAGGTTTGAATCAGAATCTACATGATAGCATCTGGAAATCTCAGTTTATCTCTGGAATTATGATGCCTGCCATGGTCTTTGTAGGCAACTTTAGTTATGTTCTAGTCATTATCGTCGGTGCTGCCTTGGCTCTTGAAGGGTATATCAGTATCGGGATTATTGTAGCCTTCATGGTTTATGTTCGAACCTTCTCGCAACCCTTATCACAGATTGCACAAGGGATTACCAGCTTACAACAGGCTAGTGCAGCTATGACCCGTGTCTTTGAGTTTCTAGGAGAAGCTGAGATGGAAGACGAGTCTCATAAGGAAAGACAATTAACCGACATGAAGGGTCAAGTGGTCTTTGACAGAGTTGCCTTTGGCTATACTCCTGAAAAAACGATCATTCACGACTTTTCAGCGACAGCTCATGCAGGGCAAAAGGTTGCTATTGTTGGGCCGACTGGAGCTGGGAAAACTACCATAGTCAATCTCTTGATGAAATTTTATGAGATTGATAAGGGAAGCATTCGCATCGATGGTGTGGATACCAAGAATATGAAACGCTCGGAAGTGCATGATGCCTTTTCAATGGTCTTGCAGGATACCTGGCTCTTTGAAGGAACTATTCGAGACAATCTCATTTATAATCAAACTGGGATTAGTGAAGAGCGCGTGATTGAAGCAGCCAAAGCAGTAGGAATCCACCACTTTATCACAACCTTACCAGATGGCTACGATACTGTTTTGGATGATACAGTGACCTTGTCAGTCGGGCAGAAACAGCTCTTGACCATCGCTCGTGCCCTTCTCAAAGATTCTCCACTCTTGATTCTGGACGAAGCGACCTCTTCAGTCGATACACGTACAGAGGAGTTGATTCAGAAAGCCATGGACCGTTTGATGGAGGGACGCACATCCTTTGTTATTGCCCACCGCTTGTCAACGATCCGCAATGCTGACTTGATTCTGGTCATGAAGGACGGAAACATCATCGAGCAAGGCAATCATGAAGAGCTTATGGCTCAAGGTGGTTTCTATGCTGACCTCTACAATAGTCAATTTACAGAAGATGAAGTAGAAGAATAA
- a CDS encoding LiaF transmembrane domain-containing protein gives MKKKAFGIVLLVLAALVLLQGNFGIPSLGGHIWPLIGIGFFAYQSIEALLRRHLTSATFTALVALMIANHFYDILPIPNQSLFWASILIVMGVSALTHSNRTWNGKKWWYDGEKTILTDKEVAFGAGTFYKQDQELVEDEFEVGFGNAKIYYDNAEMLGDFATLNIEVGFGNAVIYVPQHWRVDLKVETFCGAAKADAPVAPTSKTLIIRGDVAFGKLGVVYVK, from the coding sequence ATGAAAAAGAAAGCATTTGGTATTGTGTTGCTAGTATTGGCAGCTTTAGTGTTGTTACAGGGGAATTTTGGAATCCCTTCTCTGGGAGGGCATATCTGGCCTTTGATTGGTATTGGATTTTTTGCCTATCAATCAATTGAAGCTTTGCTTCGTCGTCATCTGACATCAGCCACTTTTACAGCCCTAGTGGCCCTCATGATTGCTAATCATTTTTATGACATTTTACCGATTCCCAATCAGTCATTGTTCTGGGCAAGTATTTTAATCGTAATGGGTGTCAGCGCACTCACTCATTCTAACAGAACTTGGAATGGAAAAAAATGGTGGTATGACGGTGAAAAGACCATTCTGACAGACAAGGAAGTCGCTTTTGGGGCGGGTACATTTTACAAGCAAGACCAAGAATTGGTAGAAGACGAGTTTGAAGTCGGATTTGGGAATGCCAAAATCTATTATGACAATGCAGAGATGTTAGGTGATTTTGCTACTCTGAATATCGAAGTCGGTTTTGGGAATGCAGTTATCTACGTGCCTCAACACTGGAGAGTAGATCTAAAGGTAGAGACTTTTTGTGGAGCAGCCAAGGCAGATGCCCCTGTAGCCCCAACCAGCAAAACTTTGATTATCCGTGGAGATGTAGCTTTTGGGAAACTAGGAGTTGTTTACGTTAAATAA
- a CDS encoding DAK2 domain-containing protein: MSNITTSLFQEMVQAASTRLNKQAEYVNSLNVFPVPDGDTGTNMGMTIENGAKEVADKPASTVGEAASILAKGLLMGARGNSGVITSQLFRGFSQAIKTKEELTGKDLALAFQSGVEVAYKAVMKPVEGTILTVSRGAAIGAKKKAEQTDDAIEVMRAALEGAKTALAKTPDMLPVLKEVGVVDSGGQGLVFIYEGFLSALTGEYSASEDFVATPANMSEMINAEHHKSVAGHVATEDITFGYCTEIMVALKQGPTYAKEFDYEEFRNYLNELGDSLLVVNDDEIVKVHVHTEDPGLVMQEGLKYGSLVKVKVDNMRNQHEAQVEKEAAQVSKPAEEKEYALIAVVAGQGLADIFRAQGVDYVIEGGQTMNPSTEDFIKAVEQVNARNIIFLPNNKNIFMAAQSAAEVLEQPAVVVEARTLPQGLTSLLAFDPSKSIEENKERMTAALGDVVSGSVTTAVRDTTIDGLEIHENDNLGMVDGKILVSNPDMHQTLTETLKHMLDEDSEIVTFYIGEDGSEELANQIAQEIAEEFEDVEVEIHHGQQPVYPYLFSVE, from the coding sequence GTGTCAAATATTACTACAAGCTTATTTCAAGAAATGGTACAGGCTGCATCTACTCGTTTGAACAAGCAAGCCGAATATGTCAACTCATTGAACGTCTTCCCAGTTCCAGATGGAGATACAGGAACAAACATGGGAATGACTATCGAAAATGGTGCTAAAGAAGTAGCAGACAAACCAGCTTCAACAGTTGGTGAGGCTGCAAGTATCTTGGCTAAAGGTCTGTTGATGGGTGCGCGTGGGAACTCAGGAGTTATCACTTCTCAGCTTTTCCGCGGATTCTCACAAGCCATCAAAACCAAAGAAGAGTTAACAGGAAAAGACCTAGCTCTTGCCTTCCAATCTGGTGTTGAAGTAGCCTACAAGGCTGTTATGAAGCCAGTTGAAGGAACAATCTTGACTGTATCACGTGGTGCTGCCATCGGTGCTAAGAAAAAAGCCGAGCAGACAGACGATGCTATTGAGGTTATGCGTGCAGCCTTGGAAGGAGCTAAAACAGCCCTTGCTAAGACTCCAGACATGCTTCCAGTCTTGAAGGAAGTTGGTGTTGTGGACTCAGGTGGTCAAGGTTTGGTCTTCATCTATGAAGGATTCCTTTCAGCTCTTACTGGTGAATATAGTGCGTCTGAAGACTTTGTAGCGACTCCAGCGAATATGAGTGAAATGATCAATGCTGAACACCACAAGTCTGTAGCTGGACATGTGGCAACAGAAGACATCACCTTTGGTTACTGTACGGAGATCATGGTTGCTCTTAAACAAGGCCCAACTTATGCTAAAGAGTTTGACTACGAAGAATTCCGTAACTACTTGAACGAACTTGGGGATTCATTACTCGTTGTTAACGACGATGAAATCGTTAAAGTTCACGTCCATACAGAAGATCCAGGTCTTGTTATGCAAGAAGGTCTTAAATATGGTAGCTTGGTTAAGGTTAAAGTCGATAACATGCGTAACCAACACGAAGCACAAGTGGAAAAAGAAGCAGCTCAAGTCAGCAAACCAGCTGAAGAAAAAGAATACGCCCTTATCGCAGTAGTAGCTGGACAAGGCTTGGCAGACATTTTCCGTGCTCAAGGTGTGGACTATGTTATCGAAGGTGGACAAACCATGAACCCTTCGACAGAAGACTTTATCAAGGCTGTAGAGCAAGTGAATGCTCGCAACATCATCTTCTTGCCAAACAACAAAAATATCTTTATGGCAGCACAATCTGCTGCAGAGGTATTGGAACAACCAGCAGTAGTGGTAGAAGCACGTACTCTTCCTCAAGGATTGACTAGTCTTCTTGCCTTCGATCCAAGTAAGTCTATCGAAGAAAATAAAGAACGCATGACTGCAGCTCTTGGCGATGTTGTCAGCGGTAGTGTAACAACAGCCGTTCGTGACACGACTATCGATGGTTTGGAAATCCATGAAAATGACAATCTAGGTATGGTAGATGGTAAGATCCTCGTATCAAACCCTGATATGCACCAAACTCTGACTGAAACCTTGAAACATATGTTGGATGAAGACAGTGAAATCGTAACCTTCTATATCGGTGAAGATGGAAGCGAAGAATTAGCTAACCAAATCGCCCAAGAAATCGCAGAAGAATTCGAAGATGTTGAAGTAGAAATCCACCACGGTCAACAACCCGTGTATCCATATCTTTTCAGTGTGGAATAA
- a CDS encoding ABC transporter ATP-binding protein, giving the protein MKKLAKRITGKEWGMILITVLFTCCSVYLELEVPTYVSKITELLGTPGTELGDLWSPATKMMGLSFLAFLSSVTVGFFAARVAASYTAHLRSDIFNRVLDYSQTEIKRFSIPSLLTRTTNDITQIQMLFTMGLQVVTRGPIMALWAIGKILGKSEYWIWAVVVAVIVNVLMTTVLMTLAFPKQSVIQKLTDKLNSITRESLTGIRVVRAYNAEEYQDKKFEESNDEVTRINLFVSRLMAIMNPIMMAISSGLVLAIYWIGAYLINDASLTERLPLFSDMVVFMSYAMQVVMGFLLMGALFIVLPRTLVSAGRINQVLDLHSTIENPSHPQTANSSVIGQVEYRDVTFRYSNNSEAVVEHVSFKAEAGQTIAFIGSTGSGKSTLVNLLPRFYDVSDGEILVDGVNVQNYDLEDLRNKVGYIPQKAVLFSGDVKGNLDFGKSQETPLSETAMWQALELAQSKNFIEDKEAGIASEVAQGGTNFSGGQRQRLAIARALARKPEILIFDDSFSALDYKTDRILRQVLAEKTQSMTKLIVAQRISTIMDADLILVLDQGKVVGQGTHKELLANNEVYQEIAYSQLSKEELEHGK; this is encoded by the coding sequence ATGAAGAAACTCGCTAAGCGTATCACAGGAAAAGAGTGGGGCATGATTCTAATAACTGTTCTCTTTACCTGTTGCTCGGTCTATCTAGAGTTAGAAGTACCGACTTACGTTTCAAAAATAACAGAATTACTCGGAACGCCAGGTACGGAGTTGGGAGACCTTTGGTCGCCAGCAACTAAGATGATGGGTTTGTCATTCTTAGCCTTCCTATCATCTGTAACAGTTGGATTTTTTGCCGCTCGAGTTGCAGCATCCTATACGGCTCATCTACGAAGCGATATTTTTAATCGTGTTTTGGATTACTCCCAGACAGAAATTAAACGTTTTTCAATTCCCAGTCTATTGACTCGGACAACTAATGATATCACGCAGATTCAGATGCTCTTTACCATGGGACTTCAGGTAGTCACTCGCGGACCAATCATGGCGCTTTGGGCTATTGGGAAAATCCTTGGCAAGTCAGAATACTGGATCTGGGCAGTAGTGGTGGCCGTTATCGTCAATGTTCTGATGACAACTGTTCTCATGACTCTGGCCTTTCCTAAACAATCTGTCATCCAAAAATTGACAGATAAACTCAATAGTATCACCCGTGAAAGTTTGACTGGGATTCGGGTTGTTCGTGCTTACAATGCTGAGGAATACCAAGATAAGAAATTCGAAGAATCCAATGATGAAGTCACACGAATCAATCTCTTTGTCAGTCGCTTAATGGCTATTATGAATCCTATTATGATGGCGATTTCTAGCGGCTTGGTCCTTGCCATTTACTGGATTGGTGCTTATCTTATCAACGACGCTAGCTTGACAGAGCGTCTACCACTCTTTAGCGATATGGTGGTCTTCATGTCCTATGCTATGCAAGTGGTAATGGGCTTCTTACTCATGGGTGCTCTCTTTATCGTTCTTCCTCGTACCTTGGTTTCTGCAGGTCGTATCAATCAAGTCTTGGACCTTCATTCCACTATTGAAAATCCTAGTCACCCACAGACAGCAAACTCTTCTGTAATTGGTCAAGTAGAATACCGCGACGTAACCTTCCGCTACTCTAACAACTCAGAAGCAGTTGTGGAGCATGTCAGCTTCAAGGCAGAAGCAGGGCAAACCATTGCTTTTATTGGTTCAACTGGTTCTGGTAAATCGACACTTGTTAACCTCTTGCCACGTTTTTACGATGTTTCAGATGGAGAAATCCTAGTAGACGGCGTCAATGTTCAGAATTATGACTTAGAAGATTTGCGTAATAAAGTTGGCTATATCCCTCAAAAAGCTGTGCTCTTTTCTGGAGATGTTAAGGGCAATCTCGACTTTGGTAAGAGTCAAGAAACGCCACTAAGTGAGACGGCCATGTGGCAAGCTCTGGAATTGGCTCAATCTAAAAATTTTATAGAAGATAAGGAAGCAGGTATAGCTTCAGAAGTAGCTCAAGGCGGGACTAATTTCTCAGGTGGACAGAGACAACGTCTGGCCATTGCACGCGCCTTGGCTCGTAAACCAGAGATTCTCATTTTTGATGATTCATTCTCAGCCTTGGACTACAAGACAGACCGTATCTTGCGTCAAGTATTAGCTGAAAAAACACAATCCATGACCAAGTTAATCGTTGCCCAACGCATTTCAACCATTATGGATGCAGACCTGATCTTAGTCTTGGATCAAGGTAAAGTCGTGGGACAAGGCACCCACAAGGAACTTCTTGCAAACAATGAAGTTTACCAAGAAATTGCCTATTCACAACTATCGAAGGAGGAATTGGAACATGGAAAATAA
- a CDS encoding ABC transporter ATP-binding protein — protein sequence MNMIKVESLNKNIKGKAILKNISFEVAEGECVALIGPNGAGKTTLLDCLLGDKLVTSGQVSIQGLPVTSSQLDYTRSYLPQENVIVQKLKVKELIAFFQSIYPNPLSNQEIDQLLQFDQQQKEQLAEKLSGGQKRLFSFVLTLIGRPKLVFLDEPTAAMDTSTRQRFWEIVQDLKAQGVTILYSSHYIEEVEHTADRILVLNKGELIRDTTPLAMRSEEIEKHFILPLAYKEVIEQSNLVENWSQKQDALQVVTREADSFWELLVQAGCSIQEIEVNNRSLLDTIFEETQKGDD from the coding sequence ATGAACATGATTAAGGTAGAAAGCCTAAATAAAAACATCAAGGGCAAGGCTATTTTGAAGAATATTTCCTTTGAGGTAGCTGAAGGTGAATGCGTCGCCTTGATTGGTCCCAATGGTGCTGGGAAGACCACACTCTTGGACTGTTTGCTTGGAGATAAACTGGTCACCAGCGGTCAAGTATCCATCCAAGGCTTGCCAGTGACGAGTTCTCAGTTAGACTACACTAGATCCTATCTCCCTCAAGAAAATGTCATCGTTCAGAAATTAAAGGTCAAAGAGTTGATTGCTTTCTTTCAAAGTATTTATCCAAATCCCTTGAGCAATCAGGAGATCGATCAACTATTGCAGTTTGACCAGCAACAAAAAGAGCAATTGGCAGAAAAATTGTCAGGTGGGCAAAAGCGTCTCTTCTCTTTTGTCTTGACCTTGATTGGGCGACCAAAGCTTGTCTTTTTAGATGAGCCGACTGCTGCCATGGATACCTCAACCCGTCAACGCTTTTGGGAAATTGTTCAGGATCTAAAAGCGCAGGGAGTCACCATTCTCTATTCGTCCCATTACATCGAAGAGGTAGAGCATACAGCGGACCGAATCTTGGTCTTGAATAAGGGAGAGTTGATTCGCGATACAACACCTCTAGCCATGCGTAGTGAGGAGATTGAAAAGCACTTTATCCTTCCTCTAGCATATAAAGAAGTTATCGAACAGTCAAACTTGGTTGAAAACTGGTCACAAAAACAAGATGCCCTACAAGTAGTCACACGCGAAGCAGACTCTTTCTGGGAACTATTAGTTCAAGCAGGATGTAGCATACAAGAAATTGAAGTCAATAATCGTAGTTTGCTAGATACAATCTTTGAAGAAACACAGAAGGGAGATGACTAA
- a CDS encoding MarR family winged helix-turn-helix transcriptional regulator: MDKPMLVFKRFGRQLHLMVQKEAKRCGIEFMGGPQGQVIRFLDRREHEQELTLIKDIEQEFNITKSVASNLVKRMVQNGLVELEVSPSDKRAKFVHLTEKSRSQMKQIKSFFDRMNRSLLDGISEENLAIFEEVMGQLQANVEKIGGKNEETR, from the coding sequence ATGGATAAACCGATGTTGGTCTTTAAACGTTTTGGTCGCCAGTTACATCTGATGGTGCAAAAGGAAGCAAAGCGTTGTGGTATTGAATTTATGGGTGGTCCGCAAGGGCAGGTCATTCGTTTTTTAGATCGTCGTGAGCATGAACAAGAATTAACACTCATCAAGGATATTGAACAAGAATTCAATATTACCAAGTCAGTTGCTAGTAATTTGGTCAAGCGTATGGTGCAAAATGGTTTGGTAGAGCTGGAGGTGAGTCCAAGTGATAAACGGGCGAAATTTGTTCACTTGACGGAAAAATCACGCTCTCAGATGAAACAAATCAAATCATTCTTTGATCGAATGAACCGTAGTTTGCTTGATGGCATTTCCGAAGAGAATCTCGCTATTTTTGAAGAAGTCATGGGCCAACTACAAGCAAATGTAGAAAAAATAGGAGGTAAGAATGAAGAAACTCGCTAA